Proteins found in one Physeter macrocephalus isolate SW-GA chromosome 17, ASM283717v5, whole genome shotgun sequence genomic segment:
- the DEF8 gene encoding differentially expressed in FDCP 8 homolog isoform X1 has product MEYDEKLARFRQVHLNPFNKQLGPWQHEQGPGKEALRVASEEALPELPPGEPEFRCPERVMDLGLSEDHFARPVGLLLASDIQQLRRAIQECKQVILELPERSEKQEDAVVRLIHLRLKLQELKDPSEEEPNIRVLLEHRFFKEKSKSVTQACDKCHAVIWGLIQTWYTCTGCYYRCHSKCLNLISKPCVRSKVSHQAEYELNICPEAGLDSQDYRCAECRAPISLRGVPSEARQCDYTGQYYCSHCHWNDLAVIPARVVHNWDFEPRKVSRGSMRYLALMVSRPVLRLREINPLLFNYVEELVEIRKLRQDILLMKPYFITCREAMAARLLLQLQDRQHFVENDEMYSVQDLLDAHTGRLGCSLAETHTLFAKHIKLDCERCQAKGFVCELCREGDVLFPFDSHTSVCADCSAVFHRDCYYDNSTTCPRCARLTLRKQSLLQEPGPDVDA; this is encoded by the exons ATGGAATATGACGAGAAGCTCGCCCGGTTCCGGCAGGTCCACCTCAATCCTTTCAACAAGCAGCTCGGGCCCTGGCAGCATGAGCAGGGGCCTGGCAAGGAGGCCCTGCGGGTCGCTTCTGAAG AGGCCCTGCCCGAGCTGCCCCCGGGAGAGCCAGAGTTCCGCTGTCCTGAGCGCGTGATGGATCTAGGCCTGTCCGAGGACCACTTCGCCCGCCCTGTG GGCCTGCTCCTGGCCTCTGACATCCAGCAGCTGCGGCGGGCCATCCAGGAGTGCAAGCAGGTGATCCTGGAGCTGCCGGAGCGCTCGGAGAAGCAGGAGGACGCCGTGGTGAGGCTCATCCACCTGCGGCTCAAGCTCCAGGAGCTGAAG GACCCCAGTGAGGAGGAGCCCAACATCCGAGTCCTTCTGGAGCACCGCTTCTTCAAGGAGAAGAGCAAGAGTGTGACGCAAGCCTGTGACAAGTGTCACGCCGTCATCTGGGGGCTCATTCAGACCTGGTACACCTGCACAG GGTGTTATTACCGCTGTCACAGCAAGTGTTTGAACCTCATCTCCAAGCCCTGCGTGCGGTCCAAAGTCAGCCACCAGGCCGAGTATGAGCTGAACATCTGCCCCGAGGCAGGGCTGGACAGCCAGGATTACCGCTGTGCTGAGTGCCGGGCACCCATCTCTCTGC GGGGTGTGCCTAGCGAGGCCCGGCAGTGCGACTACACCGGCCAGTACTACTGCAGCCACTGCCACTGGAACGACCTGGCCGTCATCCCAGCGCGTGTGGTGCACAACTGGGACTTCGAGCCGCGCAAG GTGTCCCGCGGCAGCATGCGCTACCTGGCGCTGATGGTGTCGAGGCCCGTGCTGCGGCTCCGGGAGATCAACCCTCTGCTGTTCAACTACGTGGAGGAGCTGGTGGAGATCcgg AAGCTGCGCCAGGATATCTTGCTCATGAAGCCGTATTTCATCACCTGCAGGGAGGCCATGGCAGCGCGCCTGCTCCTGCAG CTCCAGGACCGGCAGCACTTTGTGGAGAACGACGAGATGTACTCCGTGCAGGACCTGCTGGACGCACACACGGGCCGCCTGGGCTGCTCGCTGGCGGAGACCCACACGCTGTTTGCCAAGCACATCAAGCTGGACTGTGAG CGGTGCCAGGCCAAGGGCTTTGTGTGCGAGCTCTGCAGGGAGGGTGACGTGCTCTTCCCCTTCGACAGCCACACGTCAGTGTGCGCCGACTGCTCCGCCGTCTTCCACAG GGACTGCTACTACGACAATTCCACCACGTGCCCTAGGTGTGCCCGCCTCACCTTGCGGAAGCAGTCACTCCTCCAGGAGCCTGGTCCCGACGTGGACGCCTAG
- the DEF8 gene encoding differentially expressed in FDCP 8 homolog isoform X3, which yields MEYDEKLARFRQVHLNPFNKQLGPWQHEQGPGKEALRVASEEALPELPPGEPEFRCPERVMDLGLSEDHFARPVGLLLASDIQQLRRAIQECKQVILELPERSEKQEDAVVRLIHLRLKLQELKDPSEEEPNIRVLLEHRFFKEKSKSVTQACDKCHAVIWGLIQTWYTCTGCYYRCHSKCLNLISKPCVRSKVSHQAEYELNICPEAGLDSQDYRCAECRAPISLRGVPSEARQCDYTGQYYCSHCHWNDLAVIPARVVHNWDFEPRKVSRGSMRYLALMVSRPVLRLREINPLLFNYVEELVEIRKLRQDILLMKPYFITCREAMAARLLLQLQDRQHFVENDEMYSVQDLLDAHTGRLGCSLAETHTLFAKHIKLDCEGLLLRQFHHVP from the exons ATGGAATATGACGAGAAGCTCGCCCGGTTCCGGCAGGTCCACCTCAATCCTTTCAACAAGCAGCTCGGGCCCTGGCAGCATGAGCAGGGGCCTGGCAAGGAGGCCCTGCGGGTCGCTTCTGAAG AGGCCCTGCCCGAGCTGCCCCCGGGAGAGCCAGAGTTCCGCTGTCCTGAGCGCGTGATGGATCTAGGCCTGTCCGAGGACCACTTCGCCCGCCCTGTG GGCCTGCTCCTGGCCTCTGACATCCAGCAGCTGCGGCGGGCCATCCAGGAGTGCAAGCAGGTGATCCTGGAGCTGCCGGAGCGCTCGGAGAAGCAGGAGGACGCCGTGGTGAGGCTCATCCACCTGCGGCTCAAGCTCCAGGAGCTGAAG GACCCCAGTGAGGAGGAGCCCAACATCCGAGTCCTTCTGGAGCACCGCTTCTTCAAGGAGAAGAGCAAGAGTGTGACGCAAGCCTGTGACAAGTGTCACGCCGTCATCTGGGGGCTCATTCAGACCTGGTACACCTGCACAG GGTGTTATTACCGCTGTCACAGCAAGTGTTTGAACCTCATCTCCAAGCCCTGCGTGCGGTCCAAAGTCAGCCACCAGGCCGAGTATGAGCTGAACATCTGCCCCGAGGCAGGGCTGGACAGCCAGGATTACCGCTGTGCTGAGTGCCGGGCACCCATCTCTCTGC GGGGTGTGCCTAGCGAGGCCCGGCAGTGCGACTACACCGGCCAGTACTACTGCAGCCACTGCCACTGGAACGACCTGGCCGTCATCCCAGCGCGTGTGGTGCACAACTGGGACTTCGAGCCGCGCAAG GTGTCCCGCGGCAGCATGCGCTACCTGGCGCTGATGGTGTCGAGGCCCGTGCTGCGGCTCCGGGAGATCAACCCTCTGCTGTTCAACTACGTGGAGGAGCTGGTGGAGATCcgg AAGCTGCGCCAGGATATCTTGCTCATGAAGCCGTATTTCATCACCTGCAGGGAGGCCATGGCAGCGCGCCTGCTCCTGCAG CTCCAGGACCGGCAGCACTTTGTGGAGAACGACGAGATGTACTCCGTGCAGGACCTGCTGGACGCACACACGGGCCGCCTGGGCTGCTCGCTGGCGGAGACCCACACGCTGTTTGCCAAGCACATCAAGCTGGACTGTGAG GGACTGCTACTACGACAATTCCACCACGTGCCCTAG
- the DEF8 gene encoding differentially expressed in FDCP 8 homolog isoform X2: protein MEYDEKLARFRQVHLNPFNKQLGPWQHEQGPGKEALRVASEEALPELPPGEPEFRCPERVMDLGLSEDHFARPVGLLLASDIQQLRRAIQECKQVILELPERSEKQEDAVVRLIHLRLKLQELKDPSEEEPNIRVLLEHRFFKEKSKSVTQACDKCHAVIWGLIQTWYTCTGCYYRCHSKCLNLISKPCVRSKVSHQAEYELNICPEAGLDSQDYRCAECRAPISLRGVPSEARQCDYTGQYYCSHCHWNDLAVIPARVVHNWDFEPRKKLRQDILLMKPYFITCREAMAARLLLQLQDRQHFVENDEMYSVQDLLDAHTGRLGCSLAETHTLFAKHIKLDCERCQAKGFVCELCREGDVLFPFDSHTSVCADCSAVFHRDCYYDNSTTCPRCARLTLRKQSLLQEPGPDVDA, encoded by the exons ATGGAATATGACGAGAAGCTCGCCCGGTTCCGGCAGGTCCACCTCAATCCTTTCAACAAGCAGCTCGGGCCCTGGCAGCATGAGCAGGGGCCTGGCAAGGAGGCCCTGCGGGTCGCTTCTGAAG AGGCCCTGCCCGAGCTGCCCCCGGGAGAGCCAGAGTTCCGCTGTCCTGAGCGCGTGATGGATCTAGGCCTGTCCGAGGACCACTTCGCCCGCCCTGTG GGCCTGCTCCTGGCCTCTGACATCCAGCAGCTGCGGCGGGCCATCCAGGAGTGCAAGCAGGTGATCCTGGAGCTGCCGGAGCGCTCGGAGAAGCAGGAGGACGCCGTGGTGAGGCTCATCCACCTGCGGCTCAAGCTCCAGGAGCTGAAG GACCCCAGTGAGGAGGAGCCCAACATCCGAGTCCTTCTGGAGCACCGCTTCTTCAAGGAGAAGAGCAAGAGTGTGACGCAAGCCTGTGACAAGTGTCACGCCGTCATCTGGGGGCTCATTCAGACCTGGTACACCTGCACAG GGTGTTATTACCGCTGTCACAGCAAGTGTTTGAACCTCATCTCCAAGCCCTGCGTGCGGTCCAAAGTCAGCCACCAGGCCGAGTATGAGCTGAACATCTGCCCCGAGGCAGGGCTGGACAGCCAGGATTACCGCTGTGCTGAGTGCCGGGCACCCATCTCTCTGC GGGGTGTGCCTAGCGAGGCCCGGCAGTGCGACTACACCGGCCAGTACTACTGCAGCCACTGCCACTGGAACGACCTGGCCGTCATCCCAGCGCGTGTGGTGCACAACTGGGACTTCGAGCCGCGCAAG AAGCTGCGCCAGGATATCTTGCTCATGAAGCCGTATTTCATCACCTGCAGGGAGGCCATGGCAGCGCGCCTGCTCCTGCAG CTCCAGGACCGGCAGCACTTTGTGGAGAACGACGAGATGTACTCCGTGCAGGACCTGCTGGACGCACACACGGGCCGCCTGGGCTGCTCGCTGGCGGAGACCCACACGCTGTTTGCCAAGCACATCAAGCTGGACTGTGAG CGGTGCCAGGCCAAGGGCTTTGTGTGCGAGCTCTGCAGGGAGGGTGACGTGCTCTTCCCCTTCGACAGCCACACGTCAGTGTGCGCCGACTGCTCCGCCGTCTTCCACAG GGACTGCTACTACGACAATTCCACCACGTGCCCTAGGTGTGCCCGCCTCACCTTGCGGAAGCAGTCACTCCTCCAGGAGCCTGGTCCCGACGTGGACGCCTAG
- the CENPBD1P gene encoding tigger transposable element-derived protein 1, which yields MPGKRPRNATAIPSARRERKAITLDVKLEVLRRFEVGEKLSQVAKALGLAVSTVATIRDNKEKIKASSQIATPLRASRLTRHRSAVMETMERLLRVWLEDQSQRNVPLSVTVIQEKAKSLFDDLQREQGEGSQTAKFSASKGWFVRFKERHCLPHFKMSSTAPGKEDVYPEILKSIIQEGEYTPQQVFNVDETGLYWKRMPERTFISIEEKAEPGFKSSKDRLMLLLGGNAAGDFKLKPLLVYHSESPKALEGYSKPNLPVIWRSNKKAWATRSIFHEWFTYFFCPAIEKYCAQNNLANKALLILDSAPCHPVNLSDLSDNVRVEYLHDNTADSIQPMGQGVASTFKAHYLRRTFEHILEATDGDDTAEIREFWRRYSIMDAVDNIAIAWEELRPATMNSVWKKIWPECVQFHSVSQTDNIAQLQQNIVTLAKSVALGEVGEADVDQLLRSHEEGLSNEELVQLEQEPAGEEEEGEEAAPALRQLTTRELSAAFSHFEAGLQVLTSNSPNEAWNLKVSRAIYDAISCYRDLYSEKERRSKQF from the coding sequence ATGCCTGGGAAAAGGCCCCGAAATGCGACGGCCATCCCGAGTGCCAGAAGGGAACGGAAAGCAATTACCCTCGACGTGAAATTAGAAGTGTTAAGACGGTTTGAAGTGGGTGAAAAGCTCAGCCAGGTCGCAAAGGCCTTAGGCCTTGCTGTCTCTACAGTGGCGACAATCCGAGATAACAAGGAAAAAATCAAAGCGAGTTCACAAATAGCTACTCCGTTGAGAGCCTCCCGGTTGACTCGCCACCGAAGTGCAGTCATGGAGACCATGGAGCGGTTGTTGCGTGTGTGGCTTGAAGACCAGAGCCAGCGAAACGTGCCCCTGAGCGTCACCGTTATTCAGGAGAAGGCTAAGAGTTTGTTTGATGACTTACAGCGTGAACAAGGGGAAGGCTCTCAAACAGCAAAGTTCAGTGCAAGTAAAGGGTGGTTTGTGAGATTCAAGGAACGCCACTGTTTGCCCCACTTCAAGATGAGCAGCACAGCTCCTGGTAAGGAGGATGTATATCCAGAAATCCTGAAAAGCATCATCCAAGAAGGTGAGTACACCCCCCAGCAAGTTTTTAATGTAGATGAGACAGGGCTTTATTGGAAAAGAATGCCTGAAAGAACGTTTATTTCGATAGAAGAGAAAGCTGAGCCCGGGTTTAAATCATCCAAAGATCGCTTGATGCTGCTGCTTGGCGGCAATGCAGCTGgggactttaagttgaagccctTATTGGTGTACCACTCAGAAAGCCCCAAGGCTCTGGAGGGGTACTCCAAGCCCAATTTGCCTGTGATTTGGCGCTCAAATAAAAAGGCCTGGGCAACCAGGAGCATCTTTCATGAGTGGTTCACATACTTTTTTTGCCCTGCCATTGAAAAATACTGTGCCCAAAATAATCTCGCCAACAAAGCACTGCTCATCTTAGACAGCGCACCATGCCACCCAGTCAATTTGAGTGATCTGTCTGATAATGTAAGAGTGGAATATCTTCACGACAATACAGCTGACTCGATCCAGCCCATGGGTCAAGGTGTGGCCTCTACCTTCAAAGCTCATTACCTGAGGAGGACTTTTGAGCACATCCTAGAAGCAACAGATGGGGACGATACAGCTGAGATCAGGGAGTTTTGGAGAAGGTACAGCATCATGGACGCTGTGGACAACATTGCAATAGCTTGGGAGGAGCTCAGGCCAGCAACAATGAACAGTGTGTGGAAGAAGATTTGGCCCGAGTGTGTTCAGTTCCACAGTGTTTCCCAAACAGACAACATTGCCCAGCTTCAACAAAATATTGTGACCCTTGCCAAGAGTGTGGCCCTCGGAGAGGTGGGAGAAGCTGACGTGGACCAGCTGCTGCGGTCCCACGAGGAGGGTCTCTCAAATGAGGAGCTAGTGCAGCTGGAGCAGGAACcggcaggagaggaggaggagggtgaagaGGCTGCACCTGCCCTGCGCCAACTAACCACACGGGAGCTGTCAGCAGCCTTCTCACATTTCGAGGCCGGCTTGCAGGTCCTTACCAGTAACAGCCCCAATGAGGCGTGGAACCTGAAAGTTTCGAGAGCAATCTACGATGCGATAAGCTGCTACAGGGACCTGTACAGTGAGAAGGAGCGGCGCTCAAAGCAGTTCTAG